In a single window of the Desulfovibrio sp. ZJ209 genome:
- a CDS encoding XdhC family protein: protein MASADRKPLLDAAPLSLTPDGDAAPAPDTDMPVLLLLGDGPEARALARLAAECGFAVDMAVRDADVAPDAPLPAEAEAGAPADGAPADIPGLRRHIRLLPGESAVERCAVGRRHSICIFPKDEAMAVAALEDVLASHAFFVGLWATRAERERVWAALRAAGVPDAELAAVRCPLGLGDLADMGGPVASAVPVLAELLAARAGSRQRFRLED, encoded by the coding sequence ATGGCCTCCGCTGACCGCAAGCCCCTGCTCGACGCCGCCCCGCTCTCGCTCACGCCCGATGGGGACGCGGCCCCGGCACCGGATACGGACATGCCCGTCCTGCTCCTTCTGGGCGACGGCCCGGAGGCCCGTGCGCTCGCCCGGTTGGCCGCGGAATGCGGCTTCGCGGTGGACATGGCCGTGCGGGACGCGGACGTGGCGCCCGATGCGCCGCTCCCGGCGGAAGCGGAGGCCGGAGCCCCGGCAGACGGCGCCCCGGCGGACATCCCGGGCCTGCGCCGCCATATCCGTCTTTTGCCGGGCGAGAGCGCGGTTGAGCGTTGCGCCGTGGGGCGCAGGCACTCCATCTGCATCTTCCCCAAGGACGAAGCCATGGCCGTGGCCGCGCTGGAAGACGTGCTGGCGAGCCACGCCTTCTTTGTGGGCCTGTGGGCCACGCGCGCCGAGCGCGAGCGCGTGTGGGCCGCGCTCAGGGCGGCTGGCGTGCCCGACGCCGAGCTCGCGGCCGTGCGCTGCCCGCTGGGCCTCGGCGACCTCGCCGACATGGGGGGCCCGGTGGCCTCGGCGGTGCCCGTGCTGGCGGAACTGCTGGCCGCGCGGGCCGGCAGCCGGCAGCGCTTCCGCCTTGAGGATTGA
- the topA gene encoding type I DNA topoisomerase yields MARQLIIVESPAKVKTIKKFLGPSYTVQASVGHVRDLPASSLGVDEAHDFAPQYEIIDKKKDVVSALRAAAAKADTVYLAPDPDREGEAIAWHVAELIRDKAKDIKRIQFNEITERAVREALAHPRELNSQLVDAQQARRVLDRLVGYKISPLLWKTIKRGISAGRVQSVALRLIVEREAEREAFVPEEYWPFHALLAADEPPLFRAELTKISGKKAQVRNAAEAEALTASIKGKPFVVEKVEEKERERAPQPPFITSTLQQAANQRLSYGAKRTMSIAQRLYEGVELGDRGLTALITYMRTDSTRIADEARAAAKEFITATFGKDYLPPRARIYRAKGGAQDAHEAIRPVDVSLTPEMVRGELPPEQYNLYSLIWSRFVASQMASARFHDTTATVACGHTHWQAKGERLLFPGYLAAWPRGKEEGAALLPPLAKGQALRLEKLEKEQKFTQPPARYSEATLVKELEDRGIGRPSTYAAIISTLQDRDYVRLEARRFVPTDLGRVVCKQLVEHFGKLMDVGFTAHMEEGLDKVAEGGVDWVDLLRAFAADFNPTLDAAAKNMRSVKGGLPTDVPCPECGKPLVIKFGKAGAFLACTGYPECRYTSNFARNVDGKVEAVTPEKPQYEKVGQCPRCGRDLVIKTSRTGSRFIACTGYPECDHAAPFSTGVACPKCGKGTLVEKSTRRGKVFYSCDQYPQCDFALWDRPVPGPCPRCGSSYLVEKKRRDGVKVLCPVKGCGYVRPAGEGNEDGGAPSGDGEGEHGLR; encoded by the coding sequence ATGGCCAGGCAACTGATCATCGTGGAGTCTCCCGCCAAGGTGAAGACCATCAAGAAATTCCTCGGGCCGAGCTATACGGTGCAGGCGAGCGTCGGGCATGTGCGCGACTTGCCGGCCAGTTCGCTCGGCGTGGACGAGGCCCACGATTTCGCGCCGCAATACGAGATCATCGACAAGAAGAAGGACGTGGTCAGCGCCCTGCGCGCCGCCGCCGCCAAGGCGGACACGGTCTATCTCGCGCCCGACCCCGACCGCGAGGGCGAGGCCATCGCCTGGCACGTGGCCGAGCTCATCCGCGACAAGGCCAAGGACATCAAGCGCATCCAGTTCAACGAGATCACCGAGCGCGCCGTGCGCGAGGCCCTGGCGCACCCGCGCGAGCTCAACTCCCAGCTCGTGGACGCCCAGCAGGCCCGCCGCGTGCTCGACCGCCTCGTGGGCTACAAGATCTCGCCCCTGCTTTGGAAGACCATCAAGCGCGGCATTTCGGCGGGCCGGGTGCAGTCCGTGGCCCTGCGCCTCATCGTGGAGCGCGAGGCCGAGCGCGAGGCCTTCGTGCCCGAGGAATATTGGCCCTTCCACGCGTTGCTGGCCGCGGACGAGCCGCCGCTCTTCCGCGCGGAGCTCACGAAAATTTCCGGCAAGAAGGCGCAAGTGCGCAACGCCGCCGAGGCCGAGGCGCTTACGGCCTCCATCAAGGGCAAGCCCTTCGTGGTGGAAAAGGTGGAGGAAAAGGAGCGGGAGCGCGCGCCCCAGCCGCCCTTCATCACCTCCACCCTCCAGCAGGCGGCCAACCAGCGCCTTTCCTACGGCGCCAAGCGCACCATGAGCATCGCCCAGCGCCTCTATGAAGGCGTGGAACTGGGCGATCGCGGCCTCACCGCGCTCATCACCTACATGCGCACGGACTCCACGCGCATCGCCGACGAGGCCCGGGCCGCGGCCAAGGAATTCATCACCGCCACCTTCGGCAAGGACTACCTGCCGCCCCGCGCCCGCATTTACCGGGCCAAGGGGGGCGCGCAGGACGCGCACGAGGCCATCCGGCCCGTGGACGTGAGCCTCACGCCCGAGATGGTGCGCGGCGAGCTGCCGCCCGAGCAATACAACCTCTATAGCCTCATCTGGTCGCGCTTCGTGGCCTCGCAGATGGCCTCGGCGCGCTTCCACGACACCACGGCCACCGTGGCCTGCGGCCATACGCACTGGCAGGCCAAGGGCGAGCGCCTGCTCTTCCCCGGCTATCTCGCGGCCTGGCCGCGCGGCAAGGAGGAGGGCGCGGCGCTCCTGCCGCCGCTCGCCAAGGGCCAGGCGCTCCGTCTCGAAAAGCTGGAAAAGGAGCAGAAATTCACGCAGCCCCCGGCGCGCTACAGCGAGGCCACCCTCGTCAAGGAATTGGAAGACCGGGGCATCGGCCGGCCCTCCACCTATGCGGCCATCATCTCCACCCTGCAGGACAGGGATTATGTGCGCCTCGAGGCGCGCCGCTTCGTCCCCACGGACTTGGGCCGCGTGGTCTGCAAGCAACTGGTGGAGCATTTCGGCAAGCTCATGGACGTGGGCTTCACCGCGCATATGGAGGAAGGGCTCGACAAGGTGGCCGAGGGCGGCGTGGACTGGGTGGACCTGTTGCGCGCCTTCGCCGCGGACTTCAACCCCACGCTGGACGCGGCGGCGAAGAACATGCGCAGCGTCAAGGGGGGGCTCCCCACGGACGTGCCGTGCCCTGAATGCGGCAAGCCGCTGGTCATCAAGTTCGGCAAGGCCGGAGCCTTCCTCGCCTGCACGGGTTACCCCGAGTGCCGCTACACCAGCAATTTCGCGCGCAACGTGGACGGCAAGGTGGAGGCCGTGACGCCGGAAAAGCCGCAGTATGAAAAGGTGGGCCAGTGCCCGCGCTGCGGCCGCGACCTCGTCATCAAGACCTCGCGCACCGGGAGCCGCTTCATCGCCTGCACTGGCTACCCCGAGTGCGACCACGCCGCGCCCTTCTCCACGGGCGTGGCGTGCCCCAAGTGCGGCAAGGGCACCCTGGTGGAAAAGAGCACGCGGCGCGGCAAGGTCTTTTATTCCTGCGACCAGTATCCCCAGTGCGATTTCGCCCTCTGGGACAGGCCGGTGCCCGGCCCCTGCCCGCGCTGCGGATCAAGCTACCTTGTGGAGAAAAAGCGCCGCGACGGCGTCAAGGTGCTCTGCCCGGTCAAGGGCTGCGGCTATGTGCGTCCCGCCGGGGAGGGGAACGAGGACGGCGGCGCGCCGTCAGGGGACGGGGAGGGCGAGCATGGCCTCCGCTGA